The following are from one region of the Oryzias melastigma strain HK-1 linkage group LG22, ASM292280v2, whole genome shotgun sequence genome:
- the LOC112150321 gene encoding cytochrome P450 1B1-like → MALDSEFGVKGSSIIREWSGQVHPALVASLVFLFCLEACLWVRNLRLKRRLPGPFAWPVVGNAMQLGQMPHITFSKLAKKYGNVYQIRLGCSDVVVLNGDQAIREALVQHSIEFAGRPNFLSFQMISGGRSLTFTNYGQQWKAHRKLAQSTLRAFSSANSQTKKTFEQHIIDEATELVQVFLQRGSHGQCFHPAHELKVAAANIMCALCFGMRYGHNDLEFTTLLQRLDRFGETVGAGSLVDVMPWLKSFPNPVRSLYKNFKNINEEFFTFIKDKVLQHRESFNPEVTRDISDAIINVIENGEDSKLSKDFVEATITDLIGAGQDTMSTFMQWIILLLVKYPDVQVKLQQLIDRVVGRDRLPSTEDRPNLALLDAFIYETMRFTSFVPVTIPHSTTSDVTIGSLHIPKDTVVFINQFSVNHDPLKWKEPHVFDPTRFLDENGGLDKDRTNSVMIFSTGKRRCIGDQIAKVEVFLFTAVLLHQCSFESDPSEPLTLDCSYGLALKPLRYGISTKPRGELLVKASPE, encoded by the coding sequence ATGGCACTTGACTCTGAGTTTGGTGTGAAGGGCAGCAGCATCATCAGGGAGTGGAGCGGACAGGTCCATCCGGCTCTGGTGGCCTCCTTGGTTTTCCTGTTCTGCCTGGAAGCCTGTCTGTGGGTCAGGAACCTCCGGCTCAAGAGAAGACTCCCGGGACCTTTCGCCTGGCCGGTGGTGGGCAACGCCATGCAGCTGGGCCAGATGCCTCACATCACCTTCAGCAAGCTGGCCAAGAAATATGGCAACGTGTACCAGATAAGACTGGGTTGCAGCGACGTGGTGGTCCTGAACGGAGACCAGGCGATCCGCGAGGCTCTCGTCCAGCACAGCATAGAGTTTGCAGGCAGACCAAACTTTTTGTCGTTCCAGATGATCTCTGGAGGCAGGAGTTTGACGTTCACTAATTACGGCCAACAGTGGAAAGCACACAGGAAACTTGCTCAGTCAACCCTCAGAGCCTTTTCCTCTGCAAACAGCCAGACCAAAAAGACCTTTGAGCAGCACATCATAGATGAGGCCACAGAGCTGGTGCAGGTATTTTTGCAGCGGGGCTCACACGGACAGTGTTTTCACCCAGCTCACGAGCTGAAAGTGGCTGCTGCTAACATCATGTGTGCACTCTGCTTTGGGATGAGATATGGACACAATGACTTGGAGTTCACAACCCTTCTGCAGAGGCTGGACAGGTTTGGAGAGACAGTAGGGGCAGGCAGTTTGGTGGACGTCATGCCCTGGCTGAAGTCTTTCCCTAACCCAGTCCGCAGTCTctacaaaaacttcaaaaacatcaaTGAGGAGTTTTTCACCTTCATCAAAGATAAGGTGCTGCAGCACAGAGAGTCGTTTAACCCCGAAGTGACCCGAGACATAAGCGACGCCATCATCAATGTGATCGAGAACGGAGAGGACAGCAAGCTGAGCAAGGATTTTGTTGAAGCGACTATCACAGATCTGATTGGAGCCGGTCAAGACACCATGTCGACGTTCATGCAGTGGATTATTCTCCTCCTGGTCAAGTATCCAGACGTGCAGGtcaagctgcagcagctgatcGACAGAGTGGTGGGCAGGGACAGGTTGCCCTCCACCGAGGACAGACCCAACCTGGCGCTCCTGGACGCCTTCATCTACGAGACCATGCGCTTCACCAGCTTCGTCCCCGTCACCATCCCCCACTCCACCACCTCCGACGTCACCATTGGAAGCCTCCACATCCCCAAGGACACCGTCGTCTTCATCAACCAGTTCTCCGTCAACCACGACCCGCTGAAGTGGAAGGAGCCGCACGTGTTCGACCCCACGCGCTTCCTGGACGAAAACGGGGGCCTGGACAAGGACAGAACCAACAGCGTGATGATTTTCTCCACAGGTAAAAGGCGCTGCATCGGCGACCAGATCGCCAAAGTGGAGGTGTTTTTATTCACAGCAGTTCTGCTGCACCAGTGCAGCTTCGAGAGTGACCCCTCAGAGCCCCTCACCCTCGACTGCTCCTACGGTCTAGCACTGAAGCCCCTCAGATACGGCATTAGCACCAAGCCTAGGGGAGAGTTGCTAGTCAAGGCTTCTCCTGAATGA
- the LOC112145996 gene encoding cytochrome P450 1B1-like, whose product MAQMEAEFGVRGGSSIREWSGQLHTALVASLVFLSCLQACLWFRNLKRRLPGPFAWPVVGNALQLGQMPHITFSKLAKKYGDVFQIRLGCRDIVVLNGDRVIREALVQHSSEFAGRPNFVSFQVVSGGRSLTFMNYSKRWRMHRKLAQTTIRAFSSANSQTKKAFEQQITAEATELVEIFLKLSSQGQYFNPAHEVTVAAANVICALCFGRRYGHDDVEFRALLHQMDQFGQTVGAGSLVDVMPWLQFFPNPVRTTFRNFKRLNQEFFTFVKSKVDEHRETFDPEITRDMSDAVIRGISEADVELTDDYTESTVTDLIGAGMDTVSTALHWIVLLLAKHPDIQRKLHELIDRVVGRDRLPSVEDRPHMPYLDAFIYETMRFISFVPVTIPHSTTSDVSVNGLSIPKDTVVFVNQWSVNHDPLIWRDPHVFDPSRFIDESGSLDRDLTNNVLIFSAGKRRCIGDQVAKVEIFLFFAILLHQCSFEKCPDQDFSLNYSYGLTLKPWDYRVTAKLRGNLLKQA is encoded by the coding sequence ATGGCTCAAATGGAAGCAGAGTTTGGTGTGAGAGGCGGCAGCAGCATCAGGGAGTGGAGTGGACAGCTCCATACTGCTCTGGTGGCCTCGCTTGTTTTCCTTTCCTGTCTGCAAGCCTGTCTGTGGTTCAGGAATCTCAAAAGAAGACTGCCGGGACCTTTCGCCTGGCCGGTGGTGGGCAACGCTTTACAGCTGGGCCAGATGCCTCACATCACCTTCAGCAAGCTGGCCAAAAAGTACGGAGACGTGTTTCAGATCCGACTGGGCTGCAGGGACATTGTGGTCCTGAACGGAGACCGGGTCATCCGCGAGGCGTTGGTTCAGCACAGCAGCGAGTTTGCGGGCCGACCGAACTTTGTGTCGTTTCAGGTTGTTTCGGGGGGAAGGAGCTTGACCTTTATGAACTACAGCAAACGGTGGCGGATGCACAGAAAGCTTGCTCAAACAACCATCAGAGCGTTCTCCTCTGCAAACAGCCAGACCAAAAAAGCTTTCGAGCAGCAGATCACAGCTGAGGCCACGGagctggtggagattttccttAAACTCAGCTCTCAGGGACAGTATTTCAACCCAGCTCATGAAGTAACTGTAGCTGCTGCCAATGTGATTTGTGCTCTGTGCTTTGGAAGGCGCTACGGACACGACGACGTTGAGTTCAGAGCCTTGCTTCACCAGATGGATCAGTTCGGACAAACTGTGGGAGCCGGCAGTTTGGTCGACGTGATGCCGTGGCTCCAGTTTTTTCCCAATCCCGTCCGGACGACCTTCAGGAATTTCAAACGCCTGAATCAAGAGTTTTTTACGTTTGTGAAGAGCAAAGTGGACGAACACAGAGAGACGTTTGATCCGGAGATCACCAGAGACATGAGCGACGCCGTTATCCGCGGGATCAGCGAGGCCGACGTTGAGCTCACAGACGACTACACCGAGTCGACGGTGACGGACTTAATCGGTGCAGGTATGGACACCGTCTCCACCGCGCTGCACTGGATTGTCCTCCTGCTGGCGAAGCATCCAGACATTCAACGGAAACTCCACGAGCTCATTGACAGGGTGGTGGGCCGTGACAGACTGCCGTCCGTGGAGGACAGGCCGCACATGCCCTACCTGGACGCCTTCATCTACGAGACCATGCGCTTCATCAGCTTCGTCCCCGTCACCATCCCCCACTCCACCACCTCCGACGTCTCTGTTAACGGCCTCAGCATCCCCAAGGACACGGTGGTATTCGTCAACCAGTGGTCTGTCAACCACGACCCTTTGATCTGGAGGGACCCTCACGTCTTTGACCCCTCGCGGTTCATTGACGAGAGCGGCTCCCTGGACAGAGACCTCACCAACAACGTCCTGATCTTCTCAGCGGGGAAGAGGAGGTGCATCGGGGATCAGGTCGCCAAAGTCGAGATCTTTTTGTTCTTTGCGATCCTGCTGCACCAGTGCAGCTTTGAGAAATGCCCAGACCAGGACTTCTCTCTGAACTACAGCTACGGCTTAACACTAAAGCCGTGGGATTACAGAGTCACAGCCAAACTCAGAGGAAACTTACTAAAGCAGgcataa